In the genome of Ignavibacteriales bacterium, one region contains:
- a CDS encoding GIY-YIG nuclease family protein translates to MKYWIYILKSIDTDKTYVGFTNDLERR, encoded by the coding sequence ATGAAATATTGGATATATATATTAAAGAGTATAGATACTGATAAAACGTACGTTGGATTTACAAACGATTTAGAAAGAAGATAA
- a CDS encoding Stp1/IreP family PP2C-type Ser/Thr phosphatase, translating into MSSSSSSQLFLKFAGNTDIGLVRTENQDSLGKYPDTDLDLYTAKGQLFIVADGMGGHTGGKLASSLAVETVINDYSQNYSSLPADALKQAIETANDTIFKKAQGSTEYNRMGTTFVSLLLKEDSGIIGHVGDSRIYKIENGQITQLTEDHTKVNEMLREGILTPQEAENYPSKSVLARALGVIEKVKVDIIKDIHLKAGQTFVLCTDGLAKVSKEEILEIIKSSSPDDACSTLINLANERGGKDNVTVQIVSVGETSQPVTTEYSKEKLEKKSSKTPLLFFLAVLLLAAGFFLKDSVTKLFSSESNPSSDTTSVIINPVDPELANLNKGEDELLALADKTFKSGKIDNALIIYQKILSDEPMHLAALKGLNKIAESYLHDAEKFREKKNFVEALRLYYKVAELQPENEKIFNLIRICEHQIMYGSVPEVENQAENNVQTTIPPKEVVPIFTTTKFVSNEWNFNGLNLNHFEMTNSGIAFASSAIDKIISLNQKLNDIVVSSDIRIFSAPDESRIGIVCDRDEDSYLLFCVNNKNKLVLLKVSGENEEEVESFSVSQIENDAYKIKIQCSGQQINLYSNDKQIGQWKSPDKLSGEVGFFSGKYVSARISNIIISGKKKQ; encoded by the coding sequence ATGTCTTCATCAAGCAGTTCACAACTATTTTTAAAATTTGCCGGCAATACTGACATCGGTTTGGTTAGAACCGAAAATCAGGATAGTTTAGGAAAGTACCCTGATACTGATCTTGACCTTTACACTGCTAAAGGTCAGTTGTTCATCGTAGCAGATGGAATGGGCGGACACACCGGCGGAAAACTCGCGAGCAGTCTTGCTGTCGAGACAGTAATTAATGATTACTCACAAAATTATTCCTCCTTACCTGCAGATGCACTGAAGCAGGCGATTGAAACTGCAAATGATACAATTTTCAAAAAAGCCCAGGGCTCAACAGAATATAACAGGATGGGAACTACTTTCGTCAGTCTTTTATTGAAAGAAGATTCCGGTATTATAGGACACGTGGGTGATTCAAGAATTTATAAAATTGAGAATGGGCAGATAACACAGTTAACTGAAGATCACACCAAAGTAAATGAAATGCTGAGAGAAGGTATTCTCACTCCACAGGAAGCAGAAAATTATCCTTCAAAATCAGTACTCGCACGTGCACTTGGAGTAATTGAAAAAGTTAAAGTCGATATCATAAAGGATATCCACTTAAAAGCCGGACAAACCTTTGTTCTTTGTACTGATGGGCTTGCTAAGGTGAGCAAAGAAGAGATTCTTGAAATTATAAAAAGTAGTTCTCCCGATGATGCCTGTTCAACGCTTATCAATCTTGCAAATGAAAGAGGCGGCAAGGACAATGTAACTGTGCAGATAGTATCCGTTGGTGAAACTTCGCAGCCTGTTACAACTGAATACTCTAAAGAAAAGCTTGAAAAGAAAAGCAGTAAAACTCCCCTTCTTTTCTTTTTGGCAGTGCTGCTGCTTGCCGCAGGATTCTTTTTGAAGGACAGTGTCACTAAACTTTTCAGTTCTGAGTCCAATCCTAGTTCTGATACTACCAGCGTGATTATAAACCCGGTCGATCCGGAACTTGCTAATCTCAATAAAGGGGAAGATGAACTTCTCGCGCTTGCCGATAAAACATTTAAATCAGGAAAAATTGATAACGCGTTGATCATCTATCAGAAAATTCTGAGTGATGAACCTATGCATCTTGCTGCTCTAAAGGGATTAAATAAAATCGCCGAATCTTATCTTCACGACGCCGAAAAATTCAGGGAAAAGAAAAATTTTGTTGAGGCATTACGTTTATATTATAAAGTGGCGGAACTTCAGCCCGAGAATGAAAAAATATTTAACCTGATAAGAATATGTGAACACCAGATCATGTACGGATCCGTACCTGAGGTTGAAAATCAAGCTGAGAATAATGTTCAAACTACTATTCCGCCAAAAGAAGTCGTTCCCATTTTTACAACAACAAAGTTCGTATCGAATGAATGGAACTTTAACGGATTAAATCTTAACCATTTTGAAATGACAAATTCCGGAATTGCATTTGCCAGCAGTGCAATTGATAAAATTATTTCTCTCAATCAAAAACTGAATGATATAGTTGTCTCATCTGACATAAGAATTTTTTCAGCGCCCGATGAATCACGAATCGGGATTGTTTGCGACAGGGACGAGGATTCATACCTGCTATTCTGCGTTAACAATAAAAACAAACTTGTATTGCTAAAAGTCTCAGGTGAAAATGAAGAAGAAGTTGAATCATTTTCTGTTTCGCAAATAGAGAATGATGCATATAAAATAAAAATCCAGTGTTCCGGTCAGCAGATAAACCTTTATTCCAATGATAAGCAGATAGGACAGTGGAAATCACCTGATAAACTTTCAGGAGAAGTAGGTTTTTTCTCGGGTAAATATGTGTCAGCCAGAATTTCAAACATTATTATATCCGGTAAGAAAAAACAGTAA
- a CDS encoding choice-of-anchor D domain-containing protein, translating into MKKVRTFLNKYFLTLICIAAAAQSPVSYSQTEPAFSWVKNIGGLGYDRIADVASDNNGNIIIIGSFESTLAIGSTNLVSTGGADIFLAKFDTGGNPLWAVQAGGAEYDEGLSLDIDGNGDIVVAGLFSGSASFGSNILTSRGGYDIFICKYSESGTVQWVDRAGGAGYEYVGQLTTDNLNNILFTGEYEQSAFFDTISVPGGQVASIFLAKYNSTGDAQWVRTGISNLYYPYSYGIATSSTNDVYITGSFQLSINFSGTILTGQDGADIFINKYSTNGDLLWAIPATGLSFNDQGRDILVDKNDDVYVTGSFGQTVNFGTFSLTSSGQTDAFIVKLRSDGDPVWAIRDGQGLLDNVGESIVLDNAGNITVASSISQVLLEGEVDDIYLTRYDKNGAKLWGFVCGGPNSDSPEKLAVDNNGDIVFTGYFYDNATFSGTPLLSNGQYDGVLGKLPSPELVIENTTVDFDTVAVGSSNNLNVPLMNQTNATLHVFSGILRGTDSLSFSFGQIPGTIGPLQTYQLSVNFSPLSTGTKSAYIIFESDSPGSPDTLFLTGTAGSTSLMISTSLLDFGTVDTDNFTDRQLTITNTGTEPVAVLLPLIIGLNQSEFSILNVSEFPDTLVQSEVKNVQLRFSPTSSGTKSAQMQILSNAPSSPDVVDLQGIAVTGITVEVPAAPMLGQNVLMNVVPPAGFQPTSGEIFYRVAGELAYNNSPLTLQGTNYLADIPPQFVTIKGLQFYIIFTDGSTTVTYPTTNPQVQPAVLEVSVPLFPFALTIPNSVYRMVSVPLQVADPGILSVFSDDFGQYDSTVWRIFRWQSLLNEYAEFPDMPDQITPGKAFWLIHSEGRTFDVDNAVSMESLNDFMITLAPNSWTQIGNPFAFIIDWASLLDTLSLPLYSWNPDSLDYEMNLNYLDPWEGYFVRNNYSQSVTIAIPPIRAIIDKKNPGNTTFANGEFLIKINSGIDGIKYKDNQNYVGMINDQNNPHSQKLLEPPPITNDIRLSIIENNKRYAQNTVGVNPDGAVWMLTLNTSHLNKDVVLNFEELSSLPDGFEIYLFDMDREISIPTYNNTATLKLTKANAKNLKLIIGTAEFAKENSGNIPLTPVDFILNQNYPNPFNPSTSISYSLRERSVVTIEIFDLLGRKIKTILNSESQSSGNHIVYWNGLNESGENVSSGVYLYRLKANEFINTKKMMLIK; encoded by the coding sequence ATGAAAAAGGTAAGAACATTTTTAAATAAATATTTTTTAACACTGATATGTATCGCTGCTGCCGCGCAGTCTCCGGTATCATATTCACAGACTGAACCGGCATTCTCATGGGTTAAGAATATCGGCGGTTTAGGTTATGACCGTATTGCCGATGTGGCAAGTGATAATAATGGTAACATAATTATCATCGGATCATTTGAGAGCACACTTGCTATCGGCTCAACAAACCTGGTTTCAACAGGTGGCGCGGATATCTTTCTTGCAAAGTTTGATACTGGCGGAAACCCTTTGTGGGCTGTGCAGGCTGGAGGAGCGGAATATGATGAAGGCTTGTCACTTGATATAGATGGTAACGGTGACATTGTTGTGGCAGGTTTATTTTCAGGCAGCGCATCTTTCGGATCAAACATACTTACTTCACGCGGCGGCTATGATATCTTCATCTGTAAATATTCCGAATCAGGAACCGTACAATGGGTTGACCGCGCAGGGGGTGCCGGTTATGAGTATGTAGGTCAGTTAACAACCGATAATCTTAATAATATTTTGTTTACCGGTGAGTATGAACAATCCGCTTTCTTTGATACCATTTCAGTACCCGGCGGACAGGTAGCTAGTATTTTCCTGGCTAAATATAATTCGACGGGTGATGCTCAATGGGTAAGAACAGGCATTTCAAACTTGTATTACCCCTATTCATACGGGATTGCCACAAGCAGTACTAATGATGTCTATATAACAGGTTCATTTCAACTGTCGATAAATTTTTCTGGAACAATTTTAACCGGTCAGGATGGTGCCGACATTTTCATCAATAAGTACAGCACTAATGGTGATCTGCTCTGGGCAATTCCTGCTACAGGCTTAAGCTTTAATGATCAGGGCAGGGATATTTTAGTGGATAAAAATGATGATGTCTATGTGACCGGTTCATTTGGTCAGACTGTAAACTTTGGAACGTTTTCTCTTACAAGCTCAGGACAGACCGATGCTTTTATTGTAAAGCTTAGATCTGATGGCGATCCTGTCTGGGCTATCAGAGATGGTCAAGGACTGTTAGATAATGTCGGTGAATCAATTGTTTTAGATAATGCCGGAAATATTACAGTCGCATCTTCAATCTCCCAGGTTTTACTTGAAGGTGAAGTGGATGATATTTATTTAACACGCTATGATAAGAACGGCGCAAAACTATGGGGTTTTGTCTGCGGAGGGCCGAACAGTGATTCGCCGGAAAAGTTAGCTGTTGATAATAACGGAGATATTGTTTTTACAGGATACTTTTATGACAATGCTACTTTCAGCGGAACACCTTTGCTAAGCAACGGACAATATGATGGCGTACTTGGAAAACTTCCTTCTCCTGAATTAGTAATAGAAAATACGACCGTCGATTTCGATACGGTGGCTGTAGGTTCAAGTAATAATCTAAACGTACCTTTGATGAATCAGACAAATGCCACATTGCATGTCTTCAGCGGAATACTAAGAGGAACTGATTCGTTATCTTTTTCATTTGGTCAGATTCCCGGCACAATAGGACCATTGCAGACATACCAGTTATCTGTTAATTTTTCTCCTCTTTCAACAGGAACAAAATCAGCCTATATTATTTTTGAAAGCGATTCACCTGGAAGTCCGGATACACTTTTTCTGACCGGTACAGCAGGTTCAACTTCATTAATGATCTCAACAAGTCTGCTGGATTTTGGCACCGTAGATACTGATAATTTTACAGACAGGCAGTTAACTATCACTAACACAGGCACCGAACCAGTCGCAGTTTTGTTGCCATTAATCATCGGCTTAAATCAATCAGAGTTTTCAATTTTAAATGTCAGTGAATTTCCTGATACATTAGTTCAATCAGAAGTTAAAAATGTTCAGTTAAGATTTTCACCCACAAGTTCAGGAACTAAATCTGCGCAGATGCAGATATTGAGCAACGCACCAAGCAGCCCTGATGTCGTTGATCTTCAAGGCATTGCTGTAACTGGTATTACTGTTGAGGTACCTGCCGCGCCGATGCTTGGACAAAATGTATTAATGAATGTTGTTCCACCCGCAGGTTTTCAACCTACATCCGGAGAAATTTTCTACAGGGTTGCCGGCGAACTTGCTTACAATAATTCACCTCTTACTTTACAGGGAACAAATTATCTTGCAGATATCCCGCCTCAGTTTGTAACGATAAAAGGACTTCAGTTTTATATTATATTCACTGACGGAAGCACCACGGTAACATACCCTACAACGAATCCACAAGTTCAGCCTGCGGTTCTTGAAGTTTCAGTTCCTTTATTCCCGTTTGCGCTGACAATTCCAAATTCGGTTTACAGAATGGTTTCTGTTCCGCTTCAGGTTGCTGATCCGGGAATACTTTCTGTATTCAGTGATGATTTTGGACAGTATGATTCAACCGTCTGGAGAATATTCAGGTGGCAGTCTTTGTTAAATGAGTACGCGGAGTTTCCAGATATGCCTGATCAGATAACACCCGGAAAGGCATTCTGGCTGATTCACAGTGAAGGAAGAACTTTTGATGTAGACAATGCTGTCTCTATGGAATCGCTTAATGATTTTATGATTACATTAGCTCCAAATAGCTGGACTCAAATCGGTAACCCGTTTGCATTTATTATAGACTGGGCAAGTCTGCTTGATACATTAAGCCTCCCATTGTACAGCTGGAATCCGGATTCTCTCGACTATGAAATGAATTTGAATTATCTCGATCCCTGGGAAGGATATTTTGTAAGAAATAATTATTCACAGTCTGTTACGATTGCAATTCCCCCCATAAGAGCTATCATAGATAAAAAAAATCCGGGGAATACTACTTTCGCAAATGGAGAGTTTCTCATAAAAATTAATTCTGGTATCGATGGGATAAAATATAAAGACAACCAGAACTATGTCGGGATGATAAACGATCAGAATAATCCTCATTCACAAAAACTTCTTGAACCCCCTCCGATTACAAATGACATAAGATTAAGTATAATTGAGAATAATAAACGCTATGCACAAAATACTGTCGGGGTTAATCCGGATGGAGCGGTCTGGATGTTAACTTTAAACACATCGCATCTGAACAAAGATGTTGTATTAAATTTCGAAGAGTTGAGTTCTTTACCTGATGGATTTGAAATTTATTTATTTGATATGGACAGAGAGATTTCAATCCCGACTTATAATAACACAGCAACACTGAAACTGACGAAAGCAAATGCCAAAAACCTGAAGTTGATAATCGGAACAGCGGAATTCGCAAAAGAAAATTCAGGTAATATTCCATTAACTCCGGTTGATTTTATACTGAATCAGAATTACCCTAATCCGTTCAACCCTTCAACATCAATTTCGTATTCACTAAGGGAAAGAAGTGTTGTAACAATTGAGATATTCGATCTCTTAGGAAGAAAAATAAAAACAATATTAAATTCTGAATCACAAAGTTCAGGGAATCATATTGTTTACTGGAACGGACTTAATGAAAGCGGTGAGAATGTTTCAAGCGGAGTTTATCTTTACAGGCTGAAGGCAAACGAGTTCATCAACACTAAAAAAATGATGCTGATAAAATAA
- a CDS encoding carbohydrate binding family 9 domain-containing protein, producing MKILILLLLVALAKTNAAQGETPKELKKTIPAHKISETIELDGALSEKIWLNAQGFSTFTQKDPVEGAPATEQTVVTIAYDAEAIYFGVKLTDSSPDSITARLARKDVYVDADMIYVYIDPYNDKRSGYYFALNAAGTMYDGVLYNDDWSDDSWDGVWDGKSIINEDGWSAEFKIPFSQLRFNAMDENTWGVNVKRVISRKNEYDYLVMVPKNESGFVSRFAELNGLENLHQPGNMEILPYITGRAEYTHPESNNPFNDGSTYQPKIGADFKTNLGTNLTLNATVFPDYGQVEIDPAVINLSDVETYFSEKRPFFIEGSTIFEFGQGGARNYWGFNWSNPNFFYSRRIGRVPQGSLPSSDYADIPSGTDILGAAKLTGKISNSWNIGTIQSLTSREHAEIDLNGNRSDVEIEPLTYYGIFRAQKEIDEGRQAIGFISTVTSRMFKDGRLRDEINSNAFTGGIDGWTFLDSSKTWVTTGWVGMSHITGSNERIINVQRNSQHYFQRPDLKTNRFDSTATSLTGYAGRIYLNKQKGNSFFNSAFGFVTPSFDVNDVGFIGRADVLNMHLGGGYSWKDPTDFYRYFELGGAVFRNYDFDGNITWHGIYHFGYYEFTNYYSINWNLAYNPESINNRGTRGGPLMRNHSGYQVSFYANSDSRKDWVVGLGHFRYERPDNSYEWSVDPELVLRPATNVSVTISPSYGKNIESMQYVGAVDDPLASATFGRRYLFGELDQTTFSAGIRLNWTFTPKLSLQLYVQPLISSGKYTNIKELSRPASYDFLIYGQYGSTINNETKEIDPDGSGPAQPFTISNPDFNFKSLRGNAVLRWEYLPGSVLYFVWTQSRSDFEELGEFQFKKSVNRLWDAKADNIFMVKFTYWLNM from the coding sequence TGCGGAAGCAATTTACTTCGGGGTGAAACTGACAGACAGTTCACCCGATTCGATAACTGCAAGACTTGCCCGCAAAGATGTTTATGTTGATGCTGATATGATCTATGTTTATATCGATCCGTACAACGATAAACGAAGCGGATATTATTTTGCGCTCAACGCTGCTGGAACTATGTATGATGGTGTTCTTTACAATGACGACTGGAGTGACGATTCATGGGACGGAGTATGGGACGGCAAATCAATTATCAATGAAGATGGCTGGTCTGCTGAGTTTAAAATTCCATTCTCACAGTTACGGTTTAATGCGATGGATGAGAATACATGGGGCGTTAATGTTAAACGTGTAATCTCACGTAAGAATGAATATGACTATCTTGTAATGGTACCCAAAAATGAAAGCGGCTTTGTTTCAAGGTTTGCAGAACTAAACGGGCTTGAAAATCTTCATCAACCCGGTAACATGGAAATTCTCCCTTATATAACCGGCAGAGCTGAATACACTCATCCGGAATCGAATAATCCATTTAATGATGGCTCCACATATCAGCCTAAAATTGGTGCGGACTTTAAAACAAATCTCGGTACAAATCTTACATTAAACGCAACAGTGTTTCCGGATTATGGACAGGTAGAAATAGATCCGGCAGTTATTAATCTTAGTGACGTTGAAACTTATTTCTCCGAGAAGAGACCTTTCTTTATTGAGGGATCAACAATATTTGAATTCGGTCAAGGCGGTGCACGGAATTATTGGGGATTCAACTGGTCGAACCCTAACTTCTTTTACAGCAGAAGAATCGGAAGAGTGCCGCAGGGAAGCTTGCCTTCATCTGATTATGCTGATATACCTTCAGGTACTGATATACTTGGTGCTGCTAAACTCACCGGTAAAATAAGTAACAGTTGGAACATTGGAACAATCCAATCTCTCACATCCAGGGAACATGCTGAGATTGATTTGAACGGGAACAGGTCTGATGTAGAAATCGAACCCCTCACATATTATGGAATTTTTCGAGCGCAAAAAGAAATTGATGAAGGCAGGCAGGCTATCGGATTTATTTCTACTGTAACATCAAGAATGTTTAAAGACGGAAGACTACGTGATGAGATAAATTCAAATGCATTCACCGGCGGCATTGACGGCTGGACCTTTCTTGATTCATCCAAAACATGGGTCACAACCGGTTGGGTTGGTATGAGTCATATTACCGGAAGTAATGAACGGATAATAAATGTTCAGAGAAACTCGCAGCATTATTTTCAGCGACCGGACTTAAAGACAAACAGGTTTGATAGTACGGCGACTTCATTGACCGGCTACGCGGGAAGAATTTACTTGAACAAACAAAAAGGTAATTCATTCTTCAATAGTGCATTTGGTTTTGTAACACCCAGCTTTGATGTAAATGATGTTGGTTTTATCGGGCGCGCGGATGTATTAAATATGCATCTCGGCGGAGGTTATTCATGGAAAGACCCAACTGACTTTTACAGGTACTTTGAATTAGGCGGCGCAGTATTCAGAAATTATGATTTTGACGGTAACATAACCTGGCATGGTATTTATCACTTCGGGTATTATGAGTTTACAAATTATTACAGTATAAACTGGAACCTCGCATACAACCCCGAGTCAATTAACAATCGTGGTACACGCGGCGGTCCATTGATGAGAAACCATTCGGGTTACCAGGTAAGTTTCTATGCCAATTCAGACAGCCGCAAAGACTGGGTGGTTGGTCTTGGTCATTTCAGATATGAAAGACCGGATAATTCATACGAATGGTCTGTTGATCCGGAACTTGTGTTAAGACCTGCAACAAATGTATCTGTAACCATTAGTCCCTCCTACGGAAAAAATATTGAGAGTATGCAATACGTAGGCGCAGTCGATGATCCTCTTGCGTCGGCTACGTTCGGCAGACGTTATCTTTTCGGTGAACTGGATCAGACCACATTTTCCGCCGGAATAAGATTGAACTGGACTTTTACACCAAAACTAAGTCTACAGCTTTATGTTCAGCCATTAATTTCATCCGGCAAATACACAAACATAAAAGAACTATCCCGTCCAGCCAGTTATGACTTTTTGATTTACGGGCAATATGGTTCAACCATAAATAATGAAACAAAAGAGATTGATCCTGATGGAAGCGGACCAGCGCAGCCATTCACTATAAGTAACCCTGATTTTAATTTTAAATCACTAAGAGGCAATGCAGTGCTTCGATGGGAATATCTGCCAGGTTCAGTACTTTATTTTGTCTGGACACAAAGCCGATCGGATTTTGAGGAACTCGGGGAATTTCAATTCAAAAAATCCGTTAACCGCCTGTGGGACGCAAAGGCTGATAACATTTTTATGGTTAAGTTCACATACTGGCTTAATATGTAA
- a CDS encoding serine/threonine protein kinase — protein MDPLIGQIIDNYKIIEVIGRGGMGVVFKAMDMNLEKIVALKMIDPFLARDSNFLNRFKTEAKALAKLENRNIVAVYALRETPVGLFMVMEYVHGLTVSEQMRESGKYSAKETIAITNQLLNAINHAHAVGVIHRDIKPNNILLCEDGTVKVMDFGLAKVAQEHSSQATATHAAAGTLYYMSPEQIKGLKNVDTRSDIYSIGMSVYEMLAGRVPFDKSESEYEIQKQIIEGKIPPPIRFNPLIPKQLNRFVMKAIDKDADKRYQTVSEMIKDLSSIVPEESSDEEKTRLVLDNTSIKQYTEEKSKKKNIYIWISSAAAVCIVVVSLFLLLNSEEVKPEPPKEKKQLQGSFETVPPNLFITSNPVGANVILNDENVGVTPFFRDSLKTETYKVSLSLAGYEKWSDANYTLKPGANTIDIRLKPIIERGSGVLLLKTENGGTITVNNKKQTVDNNGSVRVQVPTGTHNIEFSHPVYGSKKSTIKIDSDQSKELTCYFRQRINIQSLNKNGDAFWGTIYINNVNTGKTTPGDTLLGPGTYNITVKKAGYKTTETDQVVKISPSFEFRPRSMVFHLE, from the coding sequence ATGGACCCGTTAATCGGACAAATAATTGACAACTACAAGATAATCGAAGTCATTGGACGCGGCGGCATGGGTGTTGTTTTTAAAGCAATGGATATGAACCTTGAAAAAATTGTCGCTCTAAAAATGATCGATCCTTTTCTTGCCAGGGATTCAAACTTCCTGAACAGGTTTAAGACTGAAGCAAAAGCTCTCGCTAAACTTGAGAACAGGAATATAGTTGCAGTATATGCTTTGCGCGAAACTCCTGTCGGTTTATTTATGGTGATGGAATATGTGCACGGTCTGACAGTATCAGAACAGATGCGTGAGAGCGGGAAGTATTCTGCTAAAGAAACTATAGCAATTACAAACCAGCTTTTAAATGCAATCAATCACGCACACGCTGTAGGTGTTATCCATCGTGATATAAAGCCAAATAATATTTTGCTCTGTGAAGATGGTACCGTAAAAGTGATGGACTTCGGACTTGCAAAAGTTGCACAGGAACATAGTTCGCAGGCAACAGCAACTCATGCAGCAGCAGGTACACTTTATTATATGTCACCTGAGCAGATCAAAGGTTTAAAAAATGTTGATACAAGGAGTGATATTTATTCAATTGGCATGAGTGTTTACGAAATGCTTGCCGGTAGAGTTCCTTTTGATAAATCCGAATCCGAATACGAAATACAAAAGCAGATCATTGAGGGCAAGATACCTCCCCCGATACGATTCAACCCGCTCATCCCCAAGCAGCTTAACCGATTTGTAATGAAAGCAATTGATAAAGATGCTGATAAAAGATATCAAACTGTTTCTGAAATGATAAAGGATCTTTCATCAATTGTTCCTGAAGAAAGTTCGGATGAAGAGAAAACCCGATTAGTACTTGATAATACTTCTATAAAGCAGTACACGGAAGAAAAATCAAAAAAGAAAAATATTTATATCTGGATAAGCTCAGCAGCGGCAGTTTGTATTGTTGTCGTTTCACTTTTTCTGTTATTAAATAGTGAAGAAGTTAAACCGGAACCGCCTAAAGAAAAGAAACAACTGCAGGGTTCATTTGAAACAGTTCCTCCTAATCTTTTTATAACTTCAAACCCCGTTGGCGCAAATGTTATTTTGAATGATGAGAATGTGGGTGTTACTCCTTTCTTCAGAGATTCATTAAAAACTGAAACTTATAAAGTCAGCCTGTCTTTAGCTGGATATGAAAAATGGTCGGATGCTAATTACACATTAAAACCTGGTGCGAATACAATCGACATCCGCCTGAAACCAATTATAGAAAGAGGCAGCGGAGTACTTCTGCTTAAAACAGAAAACGGCGGAACCATCACCGTCAATAATAAAAAACAAACTGTTGATAATAATGGAAGCGTAAGGGTTCAGGTTCCAACCGGTACACATAATATTGAATTCAGTCACCCGGTCTATGGATCAAAAAAATCAACAATAAAAATTGACAGCGATCAGTCTAAAGAACTTACCTGTTACTTCAGACAGCGTATTAATATCCAATCACTTAATAAGAACGGAGATGCCTTCTGGGGTACTATTTATATTAACAATGTAAATACCGGTAAAACAACTCCGGGTGATACATTGCTTGGACCCGGCACGTATAATATTACGGTAAAAAAAGCCGGCTACAAAACAACCGAAACAGATCAGGTCGTAAAGATTTCTCCGTCATTTGAATTCAGGCCCCGTTCAATGGTTTTTCATCTTGAGTAA